A window of the Thalassophryne amazonica chromosome 11, fThaAma1.1, whole genome shotgun sequence genome harbors these coding sequences:
- the tbx22 gene encoding T-box transcription factor TBX22, translated as MKQVRCNIFALRTTEAAGEDAKFLQGSDMELRQLNPLRAGQQGGYEEQIYVKLVLETISTSLPQFGVYSHFSVVSDLQKKGCLARMQGLSSRAHAFSVEALVGKPCKRMKVSDGHDSSSTASIFSRDTEGNGLSKCAATQAKKAGSTLRKQEDRSCDPQTQSINLDSQEAAEAKRDDNRPVESGCSPGAEVRVELQGSELWKRFYEIGTEMIITKAGRRMFPSVRIKVRNLDPCRQYYVAMDVMPVDSKRYRYVYHSSQWMVAGNTDHSCISPRLYVHPDSPCAGETWMRQVISFDRVKLTNNEMDDKGHIILQSMHKYKPRVHIIQHDPRMDIPQIQSLPAEGVHSFIFPETEFTTVTAYQNQQITKLKIDRNPFAKGFRDPGRNRGVLDGLLESYPWRGPLSLDFKPFAIQLQGNSGTPTGSASHLKSLLPLSSSSSLQPFSLSALSCQDATLHTLAFPLFKSSTSPTSPLSNRTYSSLGADRLRGLAPLSPLTDLSLLSALQGKKPPHCRDPCLQGSLGSTTCLIPFHNPFSPQGPGSPLIPRLSETNSPYCLYRYSFPLNPQLTAISRHAKLAEDTPDCLLRQSPWHSTTNHCL; from the exons ATGAAACAGGTGAGATGCAACATTTTTGCGCTCAG aactacagaagcagcaggaGAAGATGCAAAGTTCCTGCAGGGATCCGACATGGAGCTCAGACAGCTGAACCCCCTGAGAGCGGGACAACAAGGAGGTTATGAGGAGCAGAT CTATGTCAAGCTGGTGTTGGAAACAATTAGCACATCATTGCCTCAGTTTGGAGTTTACTCCCA CTTCAGCGTGGTATCCGACCTGCAGAAAAAGGGCTGTTTGGCCAGGATGCAGGGTCTGAGCTCCAGGGCTCATGCGTTTTCTGTGGAGGCGCTGGTGGGTAAACCCTGCAAGAGGATGAAAGTGTCGGACGGACACGACTCAAGTTCAACTGCGAGCATCTTCAGCAGAGACACAGAAGGAAACG GACTGTCTAAATGTGCAGCAACCCAGGCGAAAAAAGCAGGTTCGACTCTGCGGAAACAAGAAGACAGATCATGTGATCCGCAAACACAAAGTATCAACTTGGACTCTCAGGAGGCTGCTGAAGCAAAGAGAGACGACAACAGGCCGGTGGAGAGCGGCTGCAGCCCGGGAGCAGAGGTCCGAGTGGAGCTGCAGGGCTCCGAGCTCTGGAAGAGATTCTATGAGATCGGCACTGAGATGATCATCACCAAAGCTGGCAG aAGAATGTTTCCTTCAGTGCGCATCAAAGTTCGTAACCTGGACCCCTGTCGGCAGTATTACGTCGCCATGGACGTCATGCCGGTGGACTCCAAACGCTACAG GTATGTGTATCACAGCTCGCAGTGGATGGTGGCTGGAAACACGGACCACTCGTGCATCTCTCCCAGATTGTACGTGCACCCGGACTCGCCGTGCGCAGGAGAGACGTGGATGCGGCAGGTCATCAGTTTCGACCGGGTCAAACTCACCAACAACGAGATGGACGACAAGGGACAT ATTATACTTCAGTCGATGCATAAATACAAGCCACGTGTGCACATCATCCAACATGACCCTCGAATGGACATACCACAGATCCAGTCTCTGCCTGCTGAAGGAGTGCACAGTTTTATCTTCCCAGAAACAGAGTTCACCACAGTCACAGCCTATCAGAACCAACAG ATCACAAAGCTGAAGATCGACAGGAACCCCTTTGCCAAAGGCTTCAGAGATCCAGGGAGGAACAG GGGGGTACTGGATGGCCTGTTGGAGTCATATCCCTGGAGAGGTCCTCTCAGCTTGGATTTTAAGCCATTTGCGATACAGCTCCAAG GAAACTCTGGGACACCAACCGGCAGTGCATCTCATCTCAAGAGCCTGCTCCCTCTGTCCTCTTCTTCATCCCTTCAGCCATTCTCCCTCTCAGCACTTTCCTGCCAAGATGCCACACTTCACACCCTTGCGTTCCCGCTCTTTAAGAGCTCCACGTCTCCCACCTCCCCGCTATCCAACAGAACCTACTCCTCCCTGGGAGCAGACAGACTACGAGGCCTGGCCCCGCTGTCTCCACTAACAGACCTCTCACTCCTTTCTGCACTGCAAGGAAAGAAACCTCCTCACTGTAGGGACCCATGTCTTCAAGGGTCACTCGGGAGCACCACGTGCCTGATCCCATTCCACAACCCCTTCAGTCCTCAGGGGCCTGGATCTCCACTTATCCCCCGTCTCTCAGAGACTAACAGTCCTTACTGTCTTTACCGCTACAGCTTCCCCCTAAACCCTCAACTCACAGCTATTTCCCGGCATGCCAAACTAGCCGAAGACACTCCAGACTGCCTCCTGCGCCAGTCGCCATGGCACTCGACCACCAACCACTGCctttga